From a single Desulfuromonas sp. genomic region:
- a CDS encoding aminotransferase class IV: MTYVYLNGEFVKSDEATVSVFDQGFLYGDGIFESFRSIGDRLYQFPRHYQRLLQSAEALRYPVAISRQELEAVLMELRERNGLNDAYYRITITRGKGQVGFQRDMENDLTCLVIGREFQGFDSVCYNEGIELRVARTRRNAPEAINPKIKSISNLNSLLGKLEAKDTGAFEVIMLNNKEHICEGASSNIFWTRDQWVFTPDASTGLLEGVTRSTIMRLCEEKLNLRVITGEFMLQDLKFSDEVFITSTSLEVMPVVKVDDFTINQGKVGPVARHLREELHRDMGRQE, from the coding sequence ATGACCTATGTCTATCTGAACGGGGAATTCGTCAAGAGCGATGAGGCGACGGTCTCGGTCTTCGACCAGGGTTTTCTCTACGGCGACGGGATCTTCGAGAGCTTTCGCTCCATCGGCGACCGGCTATACCAGTTCCCCCGGCACTACCAGCGACTTCTGCAGTCCGCCGAGGCCCTCCGCTACCCGGTGGCCATCTCCCGGCAGGAGCTCGAAGCGGTCCTGATGGAGTTGCGGGAAAGAAACGGCCTGAACGATGCTTATTACCGGATCACCATCACCCGGGGAAAGGGGCAGGTCGGGTTTCAGCGCGACATGGAGAACGACCTGACCTGCCTGGTGATCGGCAGGGAGTTCCAGGGTTTCGACAGCGTCTGCTACAACGAGGGCATCGAGCTGCGGGTGGCCCGGACCCGCAGAAACGCCCCCGAGGCGATCAACCCCAAAATCAAGTCGATCAGCAATCTCAACAGCCTCCTGGGCAAGCTCGAAGCCAAGGACACGGGAGCTTTCGAGGTGATCATGCTGAACAACAAGGAGCACATCTGCGAAGGGGCCTCCTCGAACATCTTCTGGACCAGGGACCAGTGGGTCTTCACCCCCGACGCCTCCACCGGCCTGCTCGAAGGGGTGACCCGCTCGACCATCATGCGGCTGTGCGAGGAGAAGCTGAACCTGCGCGTGATCACCGGCGAATTCATGCTGCAGGACCTGAAGTTCTCCGACGAGGTCTTCATCACCTCCACCTCCCTGGAGGTGATGCCGGTGGTCAAGGTGGACGATTTCACCATCAACCAGGGCAAGGTCGGCCCGGTCGCCCGCCATCTGCGCGAAGAGCTGCACCGGGACATGGGGAGGCAGGAATGA
- a CDS encoding cytochrome c family protein — protein sequence MKRFCFTVMLCLFAAALAGPAAADTQRPKVFDYDPEFYPYYPSLLKWNKSRAEFTEPEVCAGCHPQQYEEWTGSVHSLAFHDPIYQGELNLGFKAVGHEVTRQCEGCHSPAGVVTGEIKGPGLKGLSRMALAGVSCDICHSVSGTTHWQTPSHEPENGSMILTPGIDTVDGVQLIKRGPFPPSEECGMGFHACVESPLHLRSELCASCHQVYHYDRHFPLESTYLEWKHGPYAQEGILCQDCHMVDTFTFLRSADTFEKPVRSEYHHYFIAANYLLYYLGQAAAEKAGDKDLAELYEERYKMAVERLKAAAELEIIPVYRDDRLAEMQVRVKNRRAGHNLPTSLTNVRQMWLEFIALDETGRVLAHSGAIDGQGHLPADARQFNSEGMGENFHFAIDPWVVTAFSRHDTIPPRGYKDVHYGLQLPEGAQEVTVEVKLRYRQADQKVGEKLLGSVPADMDLEEIYGLTSVPVLPVVNMVSAQGRWPVRKAP from the coding sequence ATGAAACGCTTCTGCTTCACGGTGATGCTCTGCCTCTTTGCCGCCGCCCTGGCCGGACCGGCCGCGGCCGACACCCAAAGGCCGAAGGTCTTCGACTACGACCCCGAGTTCTACCCCTACTACCCGTCTCTGCTCAAGTGGAACAAGTCCCGGGCCGAGTTCACCGAGCCGGAGGTCTGTGCCGGCTGCCACCCCCAGCAGTACGAGGAGTGGACCGGCTCGGTTCACTCCCTCGCCTTCCACGACCCGATCTACCAGGGAGAGCTCAACCTGGGGTTCAAGGCGGTCGGCCACGAGGTCACCCGCCAGTGCGAAGGGTGTCATTCGCCCGCCGGGGTGGTCACCGGGGAGATCAAGGGTCCGGGCCTGAAGGGCCTGAGCCGGATGGCGCTGGCGGGGGTCTCCTGCGACATCTGCCACTCGGTCAGCGGCACGACCCACTGGCAGACCCCCTCCCACGAGCCGGAGAACGGCTCGATGATCCTCACCCCCGGCATCGACACGGTCGATGGGGTGCAGCTCATCAAGCGGGGCCCCTTCCCGCCCTCCGAGGAGTGCGGCATGGGCTTCCACGCCTGCGTGGAGTCGCCGCTGCATCTGCGCTCCGAGCTGTGCGCCTCCTGCCACCAGGTCTACCACTACGACCGCCACTTCCCCCTGGAGTCCACCTATCTGGAGTGGAAGCACGGCCCTTACGCCCAGGAGGGCATCCTCTGCCAGGACTGCCACATGGTCGATACGTTTACCTTCCTGCGCTCTGCGGACACCTTCGAGAAACCGGTCCGGAGCGAGTACCACCACTATTTTATCGCCGCAAACTACCTGCTCTACTACCTGGGACAGGCCGCTGCTGAGAAAGCCGGCGACAAGGACCTTGCCGAGCTCTACGAGGAGCGCTACAAGATGGCCGTGGAGCGGCTCAAGGCGGCGGCCGAACTGGAGATCATCCCGGTCTACCGCGACGACCGGCTGGCCGAGATGCAGGTGCGGGTCAAGAACCGGCGGGCCGGCCACAACCTGCCCACCTCCCTGACCAACGTGCGCCAGATGTGGCTGGAGTTCATCGCCCTGGACGAGACGGGCCGGGTGCTGGCCCACAGCGGGGCCATCGATGGCCAGGGCCACCTGCCCGCCGACGCCCGCCAGTTCAATTCCGAGGGGATGGGCGAGAACTTCCACTTCGCCATCGACCCCTGGGTCGTGACCGCCTTCTCCCGCCACGACACCATCCCGCCCCGGGGCTACAAGGACGTCCATTACGGCCTCCAGCTCCCCGAGGGGGCGCAGGAGGTGACCGTGGAGGTCAAGTTGCGCTACCGCCAGGCCGACCAGAAGGTGGGCGAAAAGCTCCTCGGCTCGGTCCCGGCCGACATGGACCTGGAGGAGATCTACGGCCTGACCTCCGTGCCGGTCCTGCCGGTGGTGAACATGGTCAGCGCACAGGGTCGCTGGCCGGTGCGGAAGGCGCCCTGA
- a CDS encoding YbaN family protein: MPKRSKTFVNNRVLRAALTALGLCCTALGVLGIFLPLLPTVPLLLLAAACFARSSERFHGWLLEHPRLGPMIRGFLDGQGIPLRAKITAIGLIWLTIPISVLFFIPLLWAKVFLIAIGLCTTIYLLRLPVCEGGET; encoded by the coding sequence ATGCCAAAGCGCTCGAAAACCTTCGTCAACAATCGGGTCCTGCGGGCGGCCCTGACCGCGCTCGGGCTCTGCTGCACGGCGCTCGGAGTCCTCGGCATCTTCCTCCCCCTGCTGCCGACGGTCCCCCTGCTGCTGCTGGCGGCGGCCTGCTTTGCCCGCAGCTCGGAGCGCTTTCACGGCTGGCTCCTCGAGCATCCCCGCCTCGGGCCGATGATCCGGGGCTTCCTCGACGGCCAGGGCATCCCGCTGCGGGCCAAGATCACCGCGATCGGGCTGATCTGGCTGACCATCCCGATCTCCGTGCTGTTTTTCATCCCCCTGCTCTGGGCAAAGGTCTTTTTGATCGCCATCGGGCTGTGCACTACCATCTATCTGCTGCGCCTGCCCGTGTGCGAGGGCGGGGAGACGTAG